One region of Candidatus Binatia bacterium genomic DNA includes:
- a CDS encoding aldo/keto reductase, whose protein sequence is MVPRPLGRTGLVVSPIGLGTTKLGRNTDVKYPELFALPTDGAVRDLLETGLALGLNLIDTAPAYGESEQRLGAFVESHRNRIVLCTKCGEQYKDGVSTYDFSAGAIVASTEESLRRLRTDHLDILLLHSNGRDLEILTQTDALEGLGRLKKTGKARAVGISAKTDAGISRACETLDVVMAPFSERETSLSEALKKAHDQGLGVLAIKGLYSGHLEAPRAIEFVLKQPFIDALILGTINQAHLKEAVRVAAACLNPKSKIENPK, encoded by the coding sequence ATGGTTCCCCGTCCGCTAGGACGCACCGGGCTTGTCGTCAGCCCGATCGGACTCGGCACGACGAAGCTCGGCAGAAACACGGACGTCAAGTACCCTGAACTCTTCGCGCTGCCGACGGATGGAGCGGTGCGCGATCTACTGGAGACGGGCCTCGCGCTCGGGCTAAATCTAATCGACACGGCGCCGGCTTACGGTGAGAGCGAGCAGCGGCTCGGCGCGTTCGTCGAGAGTCACCGGAATCGCATCGTGCTCTGCACGAAATGCGGCGAGCAGTATAAAGACGGCGTTTCAACGTATGATTTTTCCGCAGGCGCGATCGTGGCTTCGACTGAAGAGAGCCTCCGACGCCTCCGCACCGACCACCTCGATATATTGCTGCTCCATTCCAACGGCCGGGACCTTGAAATACTAACTCAGACCGATGCGCTCGAAGGTCTCGGCCGGTTGAAAAAAACAGGTAAGGCGCGGGCTGTCGGCATCTCGGCCAAAACGGACGCGGGCATCTCACGCGCTTGCGAAACGCTCGATGTGGTCATGGCGCCGTTCAGCGAGAGAGAAACTTCATTGTCCGAAGCTCTCAAAAAAGCTCACGATCAGGGTCTCGGCGTCCTGGCGATTAAAGGACTCTACAGCGGTCATCTGGAAGCGCCGCGGGCCATCGAATTTGTCCTCAAGCAACCGTTCATCGATGCGTTGATTCTAGGCACGATCAATCAGGCACACCTCAAAGAAGCGGTGAGGGTTGCAGCGGCGTGCTTGAATCCAAAATCCAAAATCGAAAATCCAAAATGA
- a CDS encoding SAM-dependent chlorinase/fluorinase: protein METKPITLTTDFGYKDPFVGIMKGVILGINPNARIVDLSHGIAPQDIRGAALVLKHSAPFFPPGTIHVAVVDPGVGTQRRAILIESEGRFFIGPDNGVLTFAVRENTVGTIMELANESYHLKPKSATFHGRDVFAPVAAHLSLGAAVHKLGSKLKTYTRLDWPEVMKTEDGIQGEIIYIDNFGNLITNLSEQDLKSLRRKKLAVSLADVTIHGLASNYAGAEKGDYAALINSWGLLEISCFNGRAHFRSGADIGDPVHIRAV from the coding sequence ATGGAGACGAAGCCAATAACACTCACGACCGATTTCGGTTACAAAGATCCTTTCGTCGGGATTATGAAGGGAGTCATTTTAGGCATCAATCCCAATGCCCGCATTGTCGATTTGAGCCACGGCATCGCGCCGCAGGATATCCGCGGCGCGGCGCTGGTATTGAAGCACTCCGCGCCGTTTTTTCCGCCCGGCACGATCCATGTCGCCGTCGTGGACCCGGGAGTCGGAACACAAAGGCGCGCGATTTTAATCGAGTCGGAAGGAAGATTCTTCATCGGGCCGGATAACGGCGTTCTCACCTTCGCCGTGCGCGAGAATACCGTCGGCACGATCATGGAGCTGGCGAACGAGAGTTATCATCTGAAACCCAAGAGCGCGACGTTTCACGGCAGAGACGTCTTCGCCCCGGTCGCGGCCCATCTTTCCTTGGGCGCGGCGGTTCATAAGTTGGGCAGTAAGCTTAAAACCTACACCCGGCTGGATTGGCCGGAGGTGATGAAAACCGAAGACGGGATCCAGGGCGAAATTATCTACATCGACAACTTCGGCAATTTGATCACCAACCTGAGCGAGCAGGATTTAAAATCGTTGCGGCGGAAAAAGCTCGCCGTCTCCCTGGCCGATGTAACGATCCACGGGCTTGCATCCAACTATGCCGGCGCCGAGAAAGGAGACTACGCGGCCCTGATCAACAGTTGGGGACTGCTGGAGATCTCATGCTTCAACGGCCGCGCCCATTTCCGCTCCGGCGCGGACATCGGTGACCCCGTCCATATTCGCGCCGTTTAA